A window of the Microbacterium sp. AZCO genome harbors these coding sequences:
- a CDS encoding sugar kinase, with product MTRSGILLAIGETMAMVTPATAERLADAVDFRVDAGGAESNVASHAASFGVEARWFSSLGDDPLGHRVARQLAERGVDVSSVEFDAQHPTGVYFKDPGHGVRYYRAGSAASRLSAADVGAVDLRGVAVLHVSGITAAISASAAEFLDAVIARARAAGVLVSFDVNHRAPLWSAADAAPALLALARSADIVFVGRDEAEVLWATADAASIRALLPDVAELVVKDGDVGATAFTGTDATFAPALVVEVVEAVGAGDAFAGGYLSALLEGLPVPERLARGHRRAALTLQTTSDSVDERTTA from the coding sequence ATGACGAGATCGGGCATCCTGCTCGCCATCGGCGAGACGATGGCGATGGTCACGCCGGCGACAGCGGAGCGGCTCGCGGACGCCGTCGACTTCCGAGTGGATGCCGGCGGCGCCGAGTCCAACGTCGCGTCCCACGCCGCCTCCTTCGGCGTGGAGGCGCGGTGGTTCTCGAGCCTCGGCGACGATCCGCTCGGGCACCGCGTCGCGCGGCAGCTCGCCGAGCGGGGAGTCGACGTGTCGTCCGTCGAGTTCGATGCGCAGCATCCCACCGGCGTGTACTTCAAAGACCCCGGGCACGGCGTCCGGTACTACCGGGCAGGGTCGGCGGCGTCGCGGCTGTCGGCGGCAGACGTGGGGGCTGTCGACCTGCGCGGGGTCGCCGTGCTGCACGTCTCGGGCATCACGGCGGCGATCTCGGCCTCGGCAGCGGAGTTCCTCGACGCCGTCATCGCCCGCGCGCGGGCGGCGGGCGTGCTCGTGAGCTTCGACGTCAACCACCGGGCACCGCTGTGGTCGGCCGCCGACGCCGCGCCCGCGCTCCTCGCGCTCGCGCGTTCGGCCGACATCGTCTTCGTCGGCCGCGACGAGGCCGAGGTGCTCTGGGCGACGGCGGACGCGGCATCCATTCGCGCTCTTCTGCCCGATGTCGCCGAGCTCGTCGTGAAGGACGGCGACGTCGGCGCGACGGCGTTCACGGGGACCGACGCGACGTTCGCACCCGCGCTCGTCGTCGAGGTCGTCGAGGCCGTCGGGGCGGGGGATGCCTTCGCCGGCGGCTACCTGTCGGCGCTGCTCGAGGGCCTGCCGGTGCCCGAGCGCCTCGCCCGCGGCCACCGCCGCGCGGCCCTGACCCTCCAGACCACGAGCGACTCCGTCGACGAGAGGACCACCGCATGA
- a CDS encoding substrate-binding domain-containing protein: MEPGDPAPFGLSRRERILDELRRTGAVRVADLARDLGVAELTIRRDISHLADRGLLTRVHGGATLRSRLDTTVPLASTAVAPIRFRVGMVTPSLSYYWPHIIVGARAAATEQGVQLVLRGASYSVDDQRRQIASLVESGSLHGLIAAPETLGPDGRAFLHWLESLPIPVVLAERRAPSALALTSLEWVTTDHVFGGSLAADHLASLGHRRVGILTSAGSPTSWQLRGGWERATADLGLECPVDVEATLDAMDGESREAVIADLLEQCRATSTTGLLIHSDPQAVLVQQYARDHGWAIPADLAIIAYDDEVAESAEPPITALRPPKQHVGRLAVETMVARLTDGARRPVQRTYVLPVLHPRESTGPA, translated from the coding sequence ATGGAACCCGGTGACCCTGCTCCGTTCGGCCTGTCGCGCAGGGAGCGGATCCTCGACGAACTGCGGCGCACCGGCGCCGTGCGCGTCGCCGACCTCGCGCGCGACCTCGGCGTCGCCGAGCTGACGATCCGCCGCGACATCAGCCACCTCGCCGATCGCGGCCTCCTCACGCGCGTCCACGGCGGCGCGACGCTGCGGAGCCGCCTCGACACGACGGTGCCGTTGGCATCCACCGCGGTCGCCCCCATCCGCTTCCGCGTCGGGATGGTCACGCCGTCGCTGAGCTACTACTGGCCGCACATCATCGTCGGCGCCCGCGCGGCGGCGACCGAGCAGGGCGTGCAGCTCGTCCTTCGCGGTGCGAGCTACTCCGTCGACGACCAGCGGCGGCAGATCGCATCGCTCGTCGAGTCGGGGAGCCTCCACGGCCTTATCGCGGCCCCCGAGACCCTCGGCCCCGACGGACGGGCCTTCCTGCACTGGCTCGAATCGCTGCCGATACCGGTCGTGCTCGCCGAGCGCCGCGCACCGTCCGCACTCGCCCTCACGAGCCTCGAGTGGGTCACGACCGACCATGTCTTCGGGGGATCGCTCGCCGCCGACCACCTCGCCTCGCTCGGCCACCGCCGGGTCGGCATCCTCACCTCCGCCGGCTCCCCCACGTCGTGGCAGCTGCGCGGCGGCTGGGAGCGCGCGACCGCCGACCTGGGCCTCGAATGCCCCGTCGACGTCGAGGCGACCCTCGACGCGATGGACGGCGAGTCCCGCGAAGCGGTCATCGCCGATCTGCTCGAGCAGTGCCGAGCGACGTCGACGACGGGCCTGCTCATCCACTCCGACCCGCAGGCCGTGCTCGTGCAGCAGTACGCGCGCGACCACGGGTGGGCGATCCCCGCCGACCTCGCGATCATCGCCTACGACGACGAGGTCGCCGAGAGCGCGGAGCCCCCGATCACGGCCCTCCGCCCGCCCAAGCAGCACGTCGGGCGGCTCGCGGTCGAGACGATGGTCGCACGCCTCACCGACGGCGCCCGGCGCCCCGTGCAGCGCACGTACGTGCTGCCCGTCCTCCACCCCCGCGAGTCGACCGGCCCCGCCTGA
- a CDS encoding glycoside hydrolase family 88 protein, with protein MTTTPPTQERTAVAAEPALAGALATVRRNIAAFGDAYPDDTTTDGRYLLRPADGIFPEGGNRGWTTSFWPGMQWLAYELTGESEFRDAALRHAADFERRVRQGEDLDTHDLGFLYTLASVAPWRLLGDESARAAAVLAADHLMARYLEPAGIIQAWGDLSDPAQRGRTIIDSLMNMPLLTWAYEQTGEERFAEAVRRHTTELRVHILREDDSTFHTFYWDASTGEPLRGATEQGAHDDSCWARGQAWGVYGFALNHRATGDAALLDAAWRCADYFLAHLPADDVPFWDLVYHDGSDAPRDSSAAAIAVCGLFELADLEPGTERAGRATRAAHAILDSLVAGYTPERPEASDALLLHGVYDLPKDNGVDEGNLWGDYFYLEALTRRALPGWKPYW; from the coding sequence ATGACGACCACGCCCCCGACCCAGGAGCGGACCGCCGTGGCGGCGGAACCGGCCCTCGCCGGCGCCCTCGCCACCGTTCGCCGCAACATCGCCGCCTTCGGCGACGCCTACCCCGACGACACCACGACCGACGGGCGCTACCTGCTGCGTCCCGCCGACGGGATCTTCCCCGAGGGCGGCAACCGCGGCTGGACCACGAGCTTCTGGCCCGGGATGCAGTGGCTCGCGTACGAGCTGACGGGCGAGAGCGAGTTCCGGGATGCCGCCCTCCGCCACGCGGCCGACTTCGAGCGGCGTGTCCGCCAGGGCGAAGACCTCGACACGCACGACCTCGGCTTCCTCTACACGCTCGCCTCGGTCGCGCCGTGGCGCCTCCTGGGCGACGAGAGCGCGCGCGCGGCGGCGGTGCTCGCCGCCGACCATCTCATGGCGCGCTACCTCGAGCCGGCCGGAATCATCCAGGCGTGGGGCGACCTCAGCGACCCCGCTCAGCGCGGCCGCACCATCATCGACAGCCTCATGAACATGCCGCTCCTCACGTGGGCGTACGAGCAGACGGGCGAGGAGCGCTTCGCCGAGGCGGTGCGCCGGCACACGACCGAGCTGCGCGTGCACATCCTCCGCGAGGACGACTCCACCTTCCACACCTTCTACTGGGATGCCTCGACCGGCGAGCCGCTGCGCGGCGCGACCGAGCAGGGCGCCCACGATGACTCGTGCTGGGCCCGCGGGCAGGCCTGGGGTGTCTACGGATTCGCGCTCAACCACCGCGCGACCGGTGACGCCGCTCTCCTCGACGCTGCCTGGCGCTGCGCCGACTACTTCCTCGCGCACCTCCCCGCCGACGACGTGCCCTTCTGGGATCTCGTGTACCACGACGGCAGCGACGCGCCCCGCGACAGCTCGGCGGCGGCCATCGCCGTATGCGGGCTCTTCGAGCTCGCGGATCTCGAGCCGGGCACCGAGCGCGCCGGGCGCGCGACGAGGGCCGCCCACGCGATCCTCGACTCGCTTGTCGCCGGGTACACGCCCGAGCGGCCCGAGGCGTCGGACGCCCTGCTCCTGCACGGCGTCTACGACCTGCCGAAGGACAACGGCGTGGACGAGGGCAACCTGTGGGGCGACTACTTCTACCTCGAGGCCCTCACGCGCCGCGCGCTCCCGGGCTGGAAGCCGTACTGGTGA
- a CDS encoding sugar ABC transporter permease, with the protein MTSLVADDVATAAKPPASPRRRRSKLALRNTLIGWSFILPNFLGFALLTLVPVVTLFYMSFTNWNVFGKADWIGLANFQRLLGDGSFRISVVNTLYYSVMHIPLTIVVSLGLALLLNNKLRGIAFFRTAAFFPYITSIVAIAVVWNLLFSPDYGPINQILRFIGVDNPPGWLTSAQWAMPAVVIVSTWRDMGYYMILFLAGLQTVPRELHEAARVDGANVFQRFFNVTLPCLRPTMFFVTVMLTINSFKIFDLILVMTNGGPGQATLVLSQFIYKKGFEESQFGYASAAAVALFLMCIVVTIIQFFWNKRRSY; encoded by the coding sequence ATGACGAGCCTCGTCGCCGACGACGTCGCCACCGCGGCGAAGCCGCCCGCCTCGCCCCGCAGACGACGGTCGAAGCTGGCGCTGCGCAACACGCTGATCGGCTGGAGCTTCATCCTCCCGAACTTCCTCGGGTTCGCGCTCCTGACCCTCGTGCCGGTCGTGACGCTCTTCTACATGTCGTTCACGAACTGGAATGTGTTCGGCAAGGCCGACTGGATCGGTCTCGCGAACTTCCAGCGCCTGCTCGGCGACGGCAGCTTCCGCATCTCCGTCGTCAACACCCTCTACTACTCGGTGATGCACATCCCGCTGACGATCGTCGTCTCGCTGGGCCTCGCGCTGCTGCTCAACAACAAGCTGCGCGGCATCGCCTTCTTCCGCACCGCCGCGTTCTTCCCCTACATCACCTCGATCGTCGCGATCGCGGTCGTGTGGAACCTGCTCTTCAGCCCCGACTACGGCCCGATCAACCAGATCCTGCGGTTCATCGGGGTGGACAACCCGCCCGGATGGCTCACCTCGGCGCAGTGGGCGATGCCCGCCGTCGTCATCGTCAGCACGTGGCGCGACATGGGCTACTACATGATCCTGTTCCTCGCGGGTCTCCAGACCGTTCCGCGCGAGCTGCACGAGGCGGCCCGCGTCGACGGCGCCAACGTGTTCCAGCGCTTCTTCAACGTGACGCTCCCGTGCCTGCGGCCGACGATGTTCTTCGTCACGGTCATGCTCACGATCAACTCGTTCAAGATCTTCGACCTCATCCTTGTGATGACGAACGGCGGCCCCGGACAGGCGACGCTCGTGCTGTCGCAGTTCATCTACAAGAAGGGCTTCGAGGAGAGCCAGTTCGGCTACGCGTCCGCCGCGGCCGTCGCCCTCTTCCTCATGTGCATCGTCGTCACGATCATCCAGTTCTTCTGGAACAAGCGGAGGAGCTACTGA
- a CDS encoding bifunctional 4-hydroxy-2-oxoglutarate aldolase/2-dehydro-3-deoxy-phosphogluconate aldolase: MTDFEQIFGRVPVMAILRGMGVDRSAALSNTAWDLGIDSVEVPLQTDEDERALREVVRLGAERGKLVGAGTIVRVEQVSQAQAAGAAYLVSPGLDPAVVRAAQDAGIPILPGVATPSEVQLALSLGLTWLKAFPATWLGAEWFGHIRGPFPQATFVATGGINASNAAEFLDAGVRVVAVGSALEDASQLERLAELLASR; this comes from the coding sequence ATGACCGACTTCGAGCAGATCTTCGGGCGCGTGCCCGTCATGGCCATCCTGCGGGGGATGGGCGTCGACCGCTCGGCCGCGCTGTCGAACACGGCGTGGGACCTCGGCATCGACTCCGTGGAGGTGCCGCTGCAGACCGACGAGGACGAGCGGGCGCTCCGCGAGGTCGTGCGCCTCGGCGCGGAGCGCGGAAAGCTCGTCGGTGCCGGCACGATCGTGCGCGTCGAGCAGGTCTCGCAGGCGCAGGCGGCCGGCGCGGCGTACCTCGTGTCGCCGGGCCTGGACCCGGCCGTCGTGCGGGCGGCTCAGGATGCCGGCATCCCGATCCTCCCCGGAGTCGCGACGCCCAGCGAGGTCCAGCTCGCGCTGTCGCTGGGGCTCACGTGGCTCAAGGCGTTCCCGGCGACCTGGCTCGGCGCGGAGTGGTTCGGCCACATCCGCGGGCCGTTCCCGCAGGCGACGTTCGTCGCGACGGGCGGGATCAACGCCTCGAACGCCGCGGAGTTCCTGGATGCCGGCGTGCGCGTCGTCGCCGTCGGCTCGGCCCTCGAGGACGCCTCCCAGCTCGAGCGTCTCGCGGAGCTCCTCGCCTCCCGCTGA
- the kduI gene encoding 5-dehydro-4-deoxy-D-glucuronate isomerase: protein MEQRYATNPDQIPGMTTADLRERYLVPEIFVPGEITLVYTHHDRIVLGGATPAGGTLELTGYPEIRSDHFLEHRELGIINVGGTGTVTADGEVYTLVKGACLYLGRGIQAVSFADAGGESGAQFYLFSAPAHTTYPSALVNPGDGTVRELGDQATSNRRTLNQYIHENGVRSCQIVMGVTQLHEGSMWNTMPAHTHDRRTECYLYFDVPEDARVIHLLGEREETRHLVVADRQAIISPSWSLHSGVGTAAYSFIWAMAGENQAFDDMDAAPVTDLR from the coding sequence ATGGAACAGCGCTACGCGACCAACCCCGACCAGATCCCCGGCATGACGACGGCAGACCTTCGCGAGCGGTACCTCGTGCCCGAGATCTTCGTGCCCGGTGAGATCACCCTCGTCTACACGCACCACGACCGCATCGTGCTCGGCGGTGCGACGCCAGCCGGCGGCACGCTCGAGCTGACGGGATACCCCGAGATCCGCAGCGACCACTTCCTCGAGCACCGCGAGCTCGGCATCATCAACGTCGGCGGCACGGGAACGGTGACCGCCGACGGGGAGGTGTACACGCTCGTCAAAGGCGCATGCCTCTACCTCGGGCGCGGCATCCAGGCGGTGTCGTTCGCGGATGCCGGCGGTGAGTCGGGCGCGCAGTTCTACCTCTTTTCGGCACCGGCGCACACGACGTATCCGTCGGCGCTGGTGAACCCGGGCGATGGCACGGTGCGGGAGCTCGGCGACCAGGCGACCTCGAACCGCCGCACCCTGAACCAGTACATCCACGAGAACGGCGTGCGCTCGTGCCAGATCGTGATGGGTGTGACGCAGCTGCACGAGGGCTCGATGTGGAACACGATGCCCGCACACACGCACGACCGCCGCACGGAGTGCTACCTCTACTTCGACGTGCCCGAGGATGCCCGCGTCATCCACCTCCTCGGCGAGCGCGAGGAGACGCGTCACCTCGTCGTCGCCGACCGCCAGGCGATCATCTCGCCGAGCTGGTCGCTGCACTCCGGCGTCGGCACTGCCGCCTACTCCTTCATCTGGGCGATGGCGGGCGAGAACCAGGCTTTCGACGACATGGATGCCGCGCCCGTCACCGACCTGCGATGA
- the kduD gene encoding 2-dehydro-3-deoxy-D-gluconate 5-dehydrogenase KduD — MILDSFRLDGRVALVTGSSRGLGQGAAIALAGAGADIALIDRGDPAETIAAVEALGRRVHSVRRDLIGAAPADLSSAVDEVVAELGRVDILVNNAGTIRRAPAAEYTADDWTDVLSVNLDAVFHLSQAAGRHMIAQGHGRIINVASMLSFQGGILVPAYTASKHAVAGLTKALANEWAASGVTVNAIAPGYMATDNTAALRADLEREKSIKARIPAGRWGTPADLQGAFVFLASDAAAYVTGAIMPVDGGWLVR, encoded by the coding sequence ATGATCCTCGACTCGTTCCGCCTCGACGGCCGCGTCGCCCTCGTCACGGGCTCGAGCCGCGGCCTCGGGCAGGGTGCGGCGATCGCGCTTGCCGGGGCCGGGGCCGACATCGCGCTCATCGACCGCGGCGACCCCGCCGAGACGATCGCTGCGGTGGAGGCGCTCGGCCGTCGCGTCCACAGCGTGCGCCGCGACCTCATCGGGGCGGCCCCCGCCGACCTCTCCTCGGCGGTCGACGAGGTCGTCGCCGAGCTCGGACGCGTCGACATCCTCGTCAACAACGCCGGCACGATCCGCCGCGCCCCCGCCGCCGAGTACACGGCCGACGACTGGACCGACGTCCTGTCGGTCAACCTCGACGCCGTCTTCCACCTCTCGCAGGCGGCGGGCCGGCACATGATCGCACAGGGCCACGGGCGCATCATCAACGTCGCCTCGATGCTCTCGTTCCAGGGCGGCATCCTCGTGCCGGCGTACACGGCGTCCAAGCACGCCGTCGCAGGACTCACGAAGGCCCTCGCCAACGAGTGGGCCGCATCCGGCGTGACGGTCAACGCTATCGCGCCGGGCTATATGGCGACCGACAACACGGCGGCCCTTCGCGCCGACCTCGAGCGTGAGAAGTCGATCAAGGCCCGCATCCCCGCGGGCCGCTGGGGCACGCCCGCCGACCTGCAGGGCGCGTTCGTCTTCCTCGCCTCGGATGCCGCCGCCTACGTCACCGGCGCGATCATGCCGGTCGACGGCGGCTGGCTCGTCCGCTGA
- a CDS encoding fumarylacetoacetate hydrolase family protein: protein MRLVTIGTADGPRAASIVTDADGHDRVVELADAAADVVTILGDAGLLAAVRAEAAAHDPARLPRLDDVDLLAPVVPGKILCLGYNYRGHVPDGVDPTANDPEWPDVFVKTPNTLAGPRDAVVIPPDATDVDYEGEVAVVIGRRAQRVALDDALDHVGGYTILNDVSDRAWQRRQSQWALGKCSDGFAPLGPWVVTPDEVGDPQDLLVEVVRDGVVTVSQSTSTTIFSVAFVIHHLSQVLTLEPGDIVSTGTPQKLPEAQEAHRPLAYGDAVTVRVSRIGELTTRFIAAPATTAAQEAAA, encoded by the coding sequence GTGAGGCTGGTCACCATCGGTACGGCCGACGGGCCGCGAGCGGCATCCATCGTCACGGATGCCGACGGCCACGACCGCGTCGTCGAACTGGCGGATGCCGCCGCCGACGTCGTGACGATCCTCGGCGATGCCGGGCTGCTGGCCGCCGTGCGGGCCGAAGCGGCGGCGCACGATCCCGCCAGGCTTCCCCGCCTCGACGACGTCGACCTGCTCGCCCCCGTCGTGCCCGGCAAGATCCTGTGCCTCGGATACAACTACCGCGGGCATGTGCCCGACGGCGTCGACCCGACCGCGAACGACCCGGAGTGGCCCGACGTCTTCGTCAAGACGCCCAATACGCTCGCCGGTCCTCGCGACGCCGTCGTGATCCCGCCCGATGCGACCGACGTCGACTACGAGGGCGAGGTCGCGGTCGTCATCGGGCGCCGGGCGCAGCGGGTCGCGCTCGACGATGCGCTCGACCACGTCGGCGGGTACACGATCCTCAACGACGTGTCCGATCGGGCGTGGCAGCGGCGGCAGAGCCAGTGGGCGCTCGGCAAGTGCTCCGACGGCTTCGCGCCGCTCGGCCCGTGGGTCGTCACGCCCGACGAGGTCGGCGACCCGCAGGACCTTCTCGTCGAGGTCGTGCGCGACGGCGTCGTGACGGTGTCGCAGTCGACGTCGACGACGATCTTCAGCGTCGCGTTCGTCATCCATCACCTCAGCCAGGTGCTGACCCTCGAGCCCGGCGACATCGTCTCGACGGGCACGCCGCAGAAACTCCCCGAGGCTCAGGAGGCGCATCGGCCGCTCGCCTATGGCGATGCCGTCACGGTCCGCGTCTCGCGGATCGGCGAGCTCACCACCCGATTCATCGCCGCTCCGGCGACGACCGCAGCCCAGGAGGCCGCCGCATGA
- a CDS encoding ferredoxin-NADPH reductase has translation MNALRRISHESYANVFGVVYLGLMTNALLLAASFPLVLLLVTTDPARSWPLLAVAAPLAAPGLTATFTVFRAHAAGSTTVARDFVGGLRATWRRSLALGAMLSTLVVVLLVDVRFFSDSPFAVVAIPALAVLTVLAMGTGLLAFVAIAEDPHARLRDLLRASAWLAVRRWYLSAVSLLVLAAQATLFASLPAIAIGLTAAAALYLAWANSRFTLRPVLAMEDAQAA, from the coding sequence ATGAACGCCCTCCGCCGCATCTCGCACGAGTCGTACGCGAACGTCTTCGGCGTCGTCTACCTCGGCCTCATGACGAACGCGCTGCTGCTCGCGGCATCCTTCCCGCTCGTCCTCCTGCTCGTGACGACCGACCCGGCGCGCTCCTGGCCGCTCCTCGCGGTCGCGGCGCCGCTCGCGGCCCCCGGGCTCACCGCGACGTTCACGGTGTTCCGCGCGCATGCGGCGGGCTCGACGACCGTCGCCCGGGATTTCGTCGGCGGCCTCCGCGCCACGTGGCGCCGGTCGCTCGCACTCGGCGCGATGCTGTCGACCCTCGTCGTCGTGCTGCTCGTCGATGTGCGGTTCTTCTCCGACTCCCCGTTCGCGGTCGTCGCGATCCCGGCCCTCGCGGTGCTGACGGTGCTCGCGATGGGGACGGGACTCCTCGCCTTCGTCGCGATCGCCGAGGACCCGCACGCCCGCCTGCGCGATCTGCTGCGTGCGAGCGCCTGGCTCGCGGTGCGGCGGTGGTACCTCTCGGCGGTCTCGCTGCTCGTGCTCGCGGCGCAGGCGACGCTGTTCGCGTCGCTCCCCGCCATCGCGATCGGCCTCACGGCGGCAGCCGCCCTCTACCTCGCGTGGGCGAACTCGCGCTTCACGCTCCGGCCCGTGCTCGCGATGGAAGACGCGCAGGCCGCCTGA
- a CDS encoding carbohydrate ABC transporter permease — MTAVESPLTRRQLQRVAEEQSPPPVDRTTLSPGRRIARIVGYAVLVIAAIGLLMPFFWMVMSSLKSANEVFSVPIKWFPETFVWSNYVDIWTQSNMLTWIRNTLVLAVVVTFLQVLTGSFAAYGFAKMRFPGRDVLFIVYIATIAVPWQSYMIPQFILLSNFKVSNTLWAIILIQAFGAFGVFLMKQYYETIPEELSEAARLDGLSEYAIWRRIMLPLSIPALASLTLLTFVNTWNDYLGPLIYLRNPDLWTIQLGLKSFVSNLYDTNYALLFAGLTISVIPIAIIFMLGQRFFIEGIATSGMKG, encoded by the coding sequence ATGACCGCCGTGGAAAGCCCCCTCACCCGTCGTCAGCTGCAGCGCGTCGCGGAGGAGCAGTCGCCCCCGCCCGTCGACCGCACCACGCTGAGCCCGGGGCGGCGCATCGCCCGGATCGTGGGCTACGCGGTGCTCGTGATCGCCGCCATCGGGCTCCTCATGCCGTTCTTCTGGATGGTCATGAGCTCGCTCAAGTCGGCCAACGAGGTCTTCTCGGTACCCATCAAGTGGTTCCCCGAGACCTTCGTGTGGAGCAACTACGTCGACATCTGGACGCAGTCGAACATGCTCACGTGGATCCGCAACACGCTCGTGCTCGCGGTCGTCGTGACGTTCCTGCAGGTGCTCACGGGATCGTTCGCCGCCTACGGCTTCGCCAAGATGCGCTTCCCGGGGCGCGACGTGCTCTTCATCGTCTACATCGCGACGATCGCGGTGCCGTGGCAGTCGTACATGATCCCGCAGTTCATCCTGCTGTCGAACTTCAAGGTCTCGAACACGCTGTGGGCCATCATCCTGATCCAGGCGTTCGGCGCCTTCGGCGTCTTCCTGATGAAGCAGTACTACGAGACGATCCCGGAGGAGCTGTCCGAGGCGGCCCGGCTCGACGGTCTGAGCGAGTACGCGATCTGGCGGCGGATCATGCTGCCGCTGTCGATCCCGGCCCTCGCGAGCCTCACGCTGCTCACCTTCGTGAACACGTGGAACGACTACCTCGGACCGCTCATCTACCTGCGCAACCCCGACCTGTGGACGATCCAGCTGGGTCTCAAGAGCTTCGTGTCCAACCTCTACGACACGAACTACGCCCTTCTGTTCGCGGGCCTGACGATCTCGGTGATCCCGATCGCGATCATCTTCATGCTGGGCCAGCGCTTCTTCATCGAGGGCATCGCGACGAGCGGGATGAAGGGATGA